The Bos indicus x Bos taurus breed Angus x Brahman F1 hybrid chromosome 11, Bos_hybrid_MaternalHap_v2.0, whole genome shotgun sequence genome includes a region encoding these proteins:
- the FAM49A gene encoding protein FAM49A isoform X1 translates to MGNLLKVLTREIENYPHFFLDFENAQPTEGEREIWNQISAVLQDSESILADLQAYKGAGPEIRDAIQNPNDIQLQEKAWNAVCPLVVRLKRFYEFSIRLEKALQSLLESLTCPPYTPTQHLEREQALAKEFAEILHFTLRFDELKMRNPAIQNDFSYYRRTISRNRINNMHLDIENEVNNEMANRMSLFYAEATPMLKTLSNATMHFVSENKTLPIENTTDCLSTMTSVCKVMLETPEYRSRFTSEETLMFCMRVMVGVIILYDHVHPVGAFCKTSKIDMKGCIKVLKEQAPDSVEGLLNALRHCDGQRVQTFEAARPGSTSETTNCS, encoded by the exons ATGCCCAGCCcacagaaggagagagggaaatatGGAACCAGATCAGCGCCGTGCTCCAGGATTCCGAGAGCATCCTCGCAGACCTGCAGGCGTACAAGGGCGCAGGGCCAGAGATCCGAGAT GCCATCCAAAATCCCAATGACATTCAGCTTCAGGAAAAAGCTTGGAATGCAGTGTGTCCTTTAGTCGTGAGACTGAAGAGATTTTATGAGTTTTCCATCAGGCTAG AAAAAGCTCTTCAGAGTTTATTGGAATCTCTGACCTGTCCACCCTACACACCAACCCAGCACCTGGAGCGGGAGCAGGCCCTGGCCAAGGAATTCGCGGAAATTCTGCATTTCACCCTTCGATTCGATGAGCTGAAG ATGAGGAACCCCGCTATTCAGAATGACTTCAGCTACTACAGAAGGACCATCAGTCGCAATCGCATCAACAACATGCAT CTAGACATTGAGAATGAAGTCAACAATGAGATGGCCAATCGAATGTCCCTGTTCTACGCAGAAGCCACGCCGATGCTGAAAACCCTCAGCAATGCCACCATGCACTTTGTCTCCGAa AACAAAACCCTGCCAATAGAGAACACCACAGACTGCCTCAGTACGATGACAAGTGTTTGTAAAGTCATGCTGGAAACTCC ggaatacaggagtaggtttaCCAGTGAAGAAACGCTGATGTTCTGCATGAGGGTCATGGTGGGGGTCATCATCCTGTACGACCACGTGCATCCCGTGGGAGCTTTCTGCAAGACATCCAAGATCGAT ATGAAAGGCTGCATAAAGGTTTTGAAGGAACAGGCCCCGGACAGTGTGGAGGGGCTACTGAATGCCCTCAG GCACTGTGATGGTCAGAGGGTACAGACTTTTGAGGCAGCCAGACCTGGATCCACATCAGAAACCACAAATTGTTCATAA
- the FAM49A gene encoding protein FAM49A isoform X2: MGNLLKVLTREIENYPHFFLDFENAQPTEGEREIWNQISAVLQDSESILADLQAYKGAGPEIRDAIQNPNDIQLQEKAWNAVCPLVVRLKRFYEFSIRLEKALQSLLESLTCPPYTPTQHLEREQALAKEFAEILHFTLRFDELKMRNPAIQNDFSYYRRTISRNRINNMHLDIENEVNNEMANRMSLFYAEATPMLKTLSNATMHFVSENKTLPIENTTDCLSTMTSVCKVMLETPEYRSRFTSEETLMFCMRVMVGVIILYDHVHPVGAFCKTSKIDMKGCIKVLKEQAPDSVEGLLNALRFTTKHLNDESTSKQIRAMLQ; this comes from the exons ATGCCCAGCCcacagaaggagagagggaaatatGGAACCAGATCAGCGCCGTGCTCCAGGATTCCGAGAGCATCCTCGCAGACCTGCAGGCGTACAAGGGCGCAGGGCCAGAGATCCGAGAT GCCATCCAAAATCCCAATGACATTCAGCTTCAGGAAAAAGCTTGGAATGCAGTGTGTCCTTTAGTCGTGAGACTGAAGAGATTTTATGAGTTTTCCATCAGGCTAG AAAAAGCTCTTCAGAGTTTATTGGAATCTCTGACCTGTCCACCCTACACACCAACCCAGCACCTGGAGCGGGAGCAGGCCCTGGCCAAGGAATTCGCGGAAATTCTGCATTTCACCCTTCGATTCGATGAGCTGAAG ATGAGGAACCCCGCTATTCAGAATGACTTCAGCTACTACAGAAGGACCATCAGTCGCAATCGCATCAACAACATGCAT CTAGACATTGAGAATGAAGTCAACAATGAGATGGCCAATCGAATGTCCCTGTTCTACGCAGAAGCCACGCCGATGCTGAAAACCCTCAGCAATGCCACCATGCACTTTGTCTCCGAa AACAAAACCCTGCCAATAGAGAACACCACAGACTGCCTCAGTACGATGACAAGTGTTTGTAAAGTCATGCTGGAAACTCC ggaatacaggagtaggtttaCCAGTGAAGAAACGCTGATGTTCTGCATGAGGGTCATGGTGGGGGTCATCATCCTGTACGACCACGTGCATCCCGTGGGAGCTTTCTGCAAGACATCCAAGATCGAT ATGAAAGGCTGCATAAAGGTTTTGAAGGAACAGGCCCCGGACAGTGTGGAGGGGCTACTGAATGCCCTCAG GTTCACTACAAAGCACTTGAATGATGAATCGACTTCCAAACAGATTCGAGCGATGCTTCAGTAA
- the FAM49A gene encoding protein FAM49A isoform X3, with translation MRNPAIQNDFSYYRRTISRNRINNMHLDIENEVNNEMANRMSLFYAEATPMLKTLSNATMHFVSENKTLPIENTTDCLSTMTSVCKVMLETPEYRSRFTSEETLMFCMRVMVGVIILYDHVHPVGAFCKTSKIDMKGCIKVLKEQAPDSVEGLLNALRFTTKHLNDESTSKQIRAMLQ, from the exons ATGAGGAACCCCGCTATTCAGAATGACTTCAGCTACTACAGAAGGACCATCAGTCGCAATCGCATCAACAACATGCAT CTAGACATTGAGAATGAAGTCAACAATGAGATGGCCAATCGAATGTCCCTGTTCTACGCAGAAGCCACGCCGATGCTGAAAACCCTCAGCAATGCCACCATGCACTTTGTCTCCGAa AACAAAACCCTGCCAATAGAGAACACCACAGACTGCCTCAGTACGATGACAAGTGTTTGTAAAGTCATGCTGGAAACTCC ggaatacaggagtaggtttaCCAGTGAAGAAACGCTGATGTTCTGCATGAGGGTCATGGTGGGGGTCATCATCCTGTACGACCACGTGCATCCCGTGGGAGCTTTCTGCAAGACATCCAAGATCGAT ATGAAAGGCTGCATAAAGGTTTTGAAGGAACAGGCCCCGGACAGTGTGGAGGGGCTACTGAATGCCCTCAG GTTCACTACAAAGCACTTGAATGATGAATCGACTTCCAAACAGATTCGAGCGATGCTTCAGTAA